The Sulfurospirillum sp. UCH001 genome segment AACACCCCAAAATGCGTGCATAAATTGCTTCGCATGCCCTGGATACAGTACATTCATTTTTGCCAAAATCAAGTTATGGAATACCCCATTTTCAGGCATGTTGTAGTCAATCAAATCCGGTGCTGTGGTTTTAAGAAGCGGTAAGAAAATACGCTCTGTCGCCCACCCCATATATTTGTCTTCCAAAGGAGGTTTTCCTACAACGGTTGCTTGATACACAGGCTTTTCTTTACTGGTAATGCACGTCACATCCATTACAGGATACGGCTCTTTTAGTGTGTAATAACCCGTATGATCGCCAAATGGTCCTTCTATTTCCATCTGACTTGGATCAACCCACCCTTCAATGACAATATCTACATCTTCTGGTACGTAAATTGGATTAGTAAGTGACTTCACTAAACGCGCATTTTTATCTTTGATAAATCCATACAATAAAAGCTCAAACATACCAATTGGCATTGGCGCTTGACCACACCAAATGTAGAGCGGATCACCACCAATTCCAATACTAACAGGCATTTTTTTACCTGCTTTTTTATATTCGTGGAAAAAGTGTGCACTGTCTTTATGAATTTGCCAATGCATACCTAAACGGTTCTTATCGTATACTTGTAAACGATACATACCTAAGTTTTGTTTGGTACCATCTAGGCTTTGCGTATATACTTGTCCCATTGTGATAAATGGACCACCATCTTCGCTCCATGTTGTCAAAATCGGAAAATCATAAAGATTTGGCTCTGTATATACCTTTGTTTGGCAAATCCCCTTTCCTGAAAGTCGCTTTGGAAGAGCATTTTTGAGATTGAAAAGTGTACCAAGCATGCCAACCTTATCCATAAAGGATGTTGGGGGCTTCATATGCATCAATGCCTCAATTTGTTTTGAAACATCATTAGGACTTTTACCAAAGATAAGCTCTGTTGCTTTGGGAGAACCAAAAACATTCATCAAAACTGGCATATCAAAATGTTTACCTAATCTTTTACTCACGGGTTTTGTAAAAAGAAGAGCTTTAGAATCTTCTTTTTTAACTTCAACATACGCTAAATGAGGAATTTCTAAATCAATATCTAATTCAGTATCTATGACTCTCAGAAGATTATGGTTACGTAAAAGTTCTATGGTTTTTTGCATATATTCCCTTTAAAATACTTCGCTTAATGCCATTTTTTCAGCACGCTCTAGTAAGCCTTTTGCACCTTTGTCAACAACTTTTTGTGCTAATGTTTTACCTATAGTCAAATAATCTGTACGTGTGCCATTCATTGATTCTGTCATAATTTCAGAACCATCAGGAAGTCCTAAAATAGCCTTCACTTGTATTGAATCGCCCTTCACTTCTGCATTAACACCTATTGGAACTTGACATCCACCTTCTAGAACGGTAATAAATGCACGCTCAACCATCGTCTCAACAATCGCATCTGAATCATTCAATACAGAAACAATACGCTCTACTTCTGGATTATCTACAATCTCAATTCCTAATGCGGCTTGTCCAGAAGCTGGAATCATAATTTCTTTTGAAATAGGACTAAAATAACGCACTTCACTTGCAAGACCAAGACGGTTAATACCAGCACTTGCTAAGATAATTGCGTCAAATTCGCCTTCTTTAAGCTTACGAATACGAGTGTTGACATTACCTCGAAGATTTTTGATGATTAAATCAGGACGTATTTTTAAAAGCTGCATTCTTCTTCTTAAACTTGTAGTACCAACAACGGCACCATTTGGTAATTCGTCAAGGCAACTATATTTTTCAGAAAGCATTGCATCTCTGACATCTTCGCGCTTGGTTATGACGCCTAATTTTAATCCTTCTGGAAATTCCATAGGCACATCTTTTAGACTATGAACTGCGATGTGTGCCTCGCCTCTTAACATTGCTTCTTC includes the following:
- a CDS encoding menaquinone biosynthesis decarboxylase encodes the protein MQKTIELLRNHNLLRVIDTELDIDLEIPHLAYVEVKKEDSKALLFTKPVSKRLGKHFDMPVLMNVFGSPKATELIFGKSPNDVSKQIEALMHMKPPTSFMDKVGMLGTLFNLKNALPKRLSGKGICQTKVYTEPNLYDFPILTTWSEDGGPFITMGQVYTQSLDGTKQNLGMYRLQVYDKNRLGMHWQIHKDSAHFFHEYKKAGKKMPVSIGIGGDPLYIWCGQAPMPIGMFELLLYGFIKDKNARLVKSLTNPIYVPEDVDIVIEGWVDPSQMEIEGPFGDHTGYYTLKEPYPVMDVTCITSKEKPVYQATVVGKPPLEDKYMGWATERIFLPLLKTTAPDLIDYNMPENGVFHNLILAKMNVLYPGHAKQFMHAFWGVGQMSFVKHAIFVDENAPELEDYEKLSDYILNRISAKRLLISEGVCDALDHASPNALFGGKLGVDCTGEIVDAPSKAILSDRELLLKVTTLVPEVCTLKQYKTETKTPITVITIDKQRAGKEVYEALKPLKEHMKLLVVVDKNGNDVDNAYMLIWRVVNNIDALRDIFVEDEFIGIDATTKNALDGYTREWPKDTDCDQAVISHLIELGLIENNPQFLKHFHI
- the hemC gene encoding hydroxymethylbilane synthase, with protein sequence MKKLVIATRGSKLALWQSEHVKAELEKAHPGLEVELSVMMTKGDKILDTPLAKIGGKGLFTKELEEAMLRGEAHIAVHSLKDVPMEFPEGLKLGVITKREDVRDAMLSEKYSCLDELPNGAVVGTTSLRRRMQLLKIRPDLIIKNLRGNVNTRIRKLKEGEFDAIILASAGINRLGLASEVRYFSPISKEIMIPASGQAALGIEIVDNPEVERIVSVLNDSDAIVETMVERAFITVLEGGCQVPIGVNAEVKGDSIQVKAILGLPDGSEIMTESMNGTRTDYLTIGKTLAQKVVDKGAKGLLERAEKMALSEVF